A region from the Dermacentor andersoni chromosome 11, qqDerAnde1_hic_scaffold, whole genome shotgun sequence genome encodes:
- the LOC129386873 gene encoding uncharacterized protein, with the protein MLLPALKVFWRLASRTGDLVVNGTGGDFPALRSWWPDVLAYLYFAAGPVNLVATTRSLVPCHAPCRPAVLEVIARPAVLVARCSCVPLFCCRPCGARGQLKSGPVNLVFTTRGVVSCYAPCEPGDHLSSCALVYCYPCSRSGDADLSCIVTATSVGGSMVTDYSSQTSKSAWCLGTHPAVLVLWPSRLATSWPAVL; encoded by the exons ATGTTGTTGCCAGCTCTTAAAGTATTCTGGCGTCTTGCTTCCCGCACTGGGGACCTGGTGGTCAACGGTACTGGAGGTGACTTTCCAGCCCTGCGGTCCTGGTGGCCAGATGTCCTTGCGTACCTGTATTTTGCTGCCGGCCCTGTCAACCTGGTGGCCACAACAAGAAGCCTGGTGCCTTGTCACGCACCCTGCAGACCTG CGGTTCTTGAGGTGATTGCCCGCCCTGCGGTCCTGGTGGCCAGATGTTCTTGCGTACCTCTATTTTGCTGCCGGCCCTGTGGAGCTCGTGGCCAGTTGAAGTCCGGCCCTGTCAACTTGGTGTTCACCACAAGGGGTGTGGTGTCTTGCTACGCACCTTGCGAACCTGGTGACCACCTGTCCTCGTGCGCCCTGGTGTATTGCTATCCGTGCAGCAGATCAG GCGATGCTGACCTTTCGTGCATCGTAACCGCGACCAGCGTGGGTGGCAGCATGGTGACCGACTATAGTAGCCAGACTAGCAAG TCGGCCTGGTGTCTTGGTACCCACCCTGCCGTTCTGGTTCTGTGGCCCTCGCGGCTAGCG ACCTCTTGGCCAGCTGTTCTATAA